The Triticum urartu cultivar G1812 chromosome 5, Tu2.1, whole genome shotgun sequence genome contains the following window.
GACTTATCTGTGAGATGCTAGTCACTAGCAATTGATGCTAAACAGATAGTATGGGCTTGATCCAATCTGAATCCACGAAAAACAACTCATTGCAACCCATAAGTCTCAATTTCTCCAGAGCAACTAAATATTAAATAAAACACATTAATTGATCCCCACAATATGCACATTATACCATTCGAGACTAGTCAGCCTTCTTAAGCAACCAAGTCCAGTCGTGTGACTGAAGGCATATTTCGTCGAGATGAAGTTATCTAATAGGCTCGCCACTCCCTTCAAGTAAAAATGAGCATGAAAAGTTGTACATTTTCGCATGAGATGAATAAAGTTGCAGGCCGAGTTCTTTAATCCATGAGCAATACGAAGCCAACGACTGAAATCATCACAAGATGTGCCAAAAAGGGAAATTTCACATATTTCAAGCTTGAGTGCCTTCACATCGATACTTGAATATATTTTTTAAATGTGGTTGATTCTCCTGTGAGTTCCATCGCTAATTTAAATGAGACCCCATCCATTAGGCCTTTCAAACACAATGTTGCCCTACCTAATTAAGCTGATATAGGGAAAATGTATCCAAAAACGTCGAAATGAATAAGACACACAGACAATACGTGCAACATCTCATAGAGGGAGTAGAATGTATATGCTACCATATGGCATGCATGCACAAACATTAGAGTGAAATTCTGCATAGGAATTGTAAAAACATTAGAGAGAAAAAAGTACTCAATAAGATAGTTCCCTTCATATAATTAACAATAAGATAGTTATATCTAAACATTCAAATGTTCACACGACCGTGTAAAAGAATACAACATGTTTAGCAGCATGGCACGAACGCATGGAGCAAGAATATAACAGTGGTCCACGATTATATTTAAAAAACAATTGAAGGGAAGGGTCGTGAGGTGGTACTGAGGTTGTGAGGTAGTAACAACAAATCCCAATGGCTAAGGTATCGCCGACCCATAAACCTCCCGCAATGGTCCGGACTATGCTGTCTGGAGTGTGAAAGCCATTCAATATGGATCTGTATGGGTCCGCGACACGGTCAGTACACGATTTCTCTCGCAAACCGGAGACAAAAGTGGGGGAGCTTTACGGGAGTCCGGACCGATCCCAAGCCCATTTCTGACCGTTCTGGCCCACCAAAAACCCCTCCCCCTCTCACGTGTTTTCTGTCAGCGCCGCTTCAGAGCGTCAGcgcccgcattcatgcccggccaaaGCGGACGCGACCgctcactggcgccggcattaAAGCGACGCGTTGGCTGAGAGAGCGCCGCCCGTGCCGCTTCGCAGTGCAGGCGACTGCAGCGCGTTCAAGCGATATGACGGCCGCTCGTCCGTCCGTTTGCCACCCGCATCGATGGCACACGGTTGCCGAGGCGTTTCCTCCGGTGCCACCCGTCCGTCACTCTGCCGCCCACCGGTGCTATATAAACCGCTTCCCCGATGCCCTGGCCATAGTCACAATCACCCCTCTCCACACCATTCCCCTCCATGGATCCCTCCGCAGCCAAAGATCTCTAGGACGGGCTTACGTCAAAGCAGAAGAAGGCCATGGCCgccattgctgccgactggcAGGCCGGCAGGCAATCGAAGGACGTGCAAATTGAAGACGCCTTCGACAACAAGCCAGCGCCACCCTCCTCTTCCTCCACGGCAccctcctcctccactccaccctcgtcggtgcattgcaccatgaccatcggcgaggcttGTGTCCATTATATGGACATGGTGTGGggggagcagttccgggaggcacAGGCTGACGCCAACTACAACCACAACCTCCTCCAAGAGCATTCATAGGCGAAGGAGCAGGTCACCGCCCGCCAGGGCGGTCGCACCGGATGCAGACCTGGCGAAGCAGGAGGCACTGCTCGAGTCCTACCACTCCTCCCGCGGGATCCTCCTTGCCCGCTGGAGGTACCAACAGCGGGTGGCGGAGGTGTCCGCCGCCGGCAAGGAGTGCGACAATGACGCGAGCGAGGCGTTGTTCGGCGACACCGACAAGGAGGACATCGACGAGACCGCGCCTTGGCGCCACGACCACGAAGAAGCCGGCATGTCCGCGGGTGCCGCCGACAGCGAGGAAGATTAGTGCACGGAAGGTCGCCGCCGCTCGTGTCCCAGGAAGGCCACCGCTCCTCCCCTCCTGTcgacgccaagcttggtgggCTGAGCATCTTCGATTGATTAGTCGCTTGGCGGCAATGTCGAGGCGAACAACTTCACTTCCCCGGGCTCCAGAGGCGGAGCTGGAGAGCGCCGAGGCGGAACTGGAGACGGTGAAGCTTCAATTCTCGGGGCTGATGGCCGGAGACGGGGACCGGACGCCGGTGATCATTTAGATTAGGTATTAATTATACTCTAGAGCCCTCCTAGGACCGCTTCGATGTATTtgtaatgaaatccgtcatgtttaCATGAAATCCAATATGTTTATATGAAATTCGGCCATGTTTAATATGAATTCCGGACTTGTCTGAAcgaatttcgtccggttggtttgagttgttgtgaaaatgtatgaggctacggttggatggcgtcTTCCTGCATCCGTGTCCGCGGACCGGTCCCCTTGTCCGTGGACGAATGCGGGAGGTTTTTTGCGGGTTACCGTTGAAGATGCCCTAatagcatctctagcagaccccttAAACTGCGGAACTGAAAACGTGTTTTTCAGTTCACGAAAAACACATTTTAAGGGTCGATTTGAGCTGCGGCGAAACATACCCCTTAAACTTAAACTGTAAAACCGAATATTCACTTATATTTTTCCCcaccccttcttcttcctctcgcctaGATGCTTTGAACATGCATACGTATATCTGATTGCGATAAATTGAACGCATGCGCACGACGCGTACGTACGTTCACCCGTGCAGCACTAGGTGATGGCGACGTTCCGCGCTTTGGTGGTGCCTAGAGCATCCCTGACGTCGTCCCCAACTCTATGTGCGAAGAAGGCCGGGGCGCCGAGCCCCGCGACGGCTAGCGCGGCGGGCATGAGCACCGGACTGAAGGGAAGAACGAGAGGCGCCGCGAGCGCAATGCCGGCGAGCGTGGCCAACAGGAAGAGGCCGGAGAGGCCCAACAGCACGGTGCCAAGTGGGATGAGGAGCGCTGTCGCGGCTAGCGCGGGGGCGTGTGGGTCGCTGCGGAGCGCAGACCCTAGGCTCAGCCCCTCCACGCGCCATAGCAGCTGGTACTGCTGCTGCTTCCTGCCGTGTTGCTGGTGCGCACGCGCTAATGCTGTCGTGGCCATGGTGAGCCGAGGCAGGGACGCGCGAGGCGGCGGCCAGGAtgggcagggcggcggcggcgggccggACGGGTGGGGCGGCTTCCCATATAAGCAGGGCGGCGACCGATGATGGATGGGCGACCGTCTGAACGGGTGGGGCGGCTTCTCAGATGACCAGGGCGACAGACGGGGACGGACGGGGCGGCAGCCAGGAGCGAGCCATGAAGGTTTCGATGGCAGTTGGACTCCCCTCAATGATCTTTCTTATATACAAGGTACCCTCAGGTTGACTCTGAAATCCTTATTTTAACAGATTCGGTAAGGATATTTTTGTGTCCCTCAAAAAAATTTACAGGTCGGAGTCATTTACACGTTCTATTTGGGTCGCCTTTCCTTGCCTAAAAATGTAAACCGATAATTATTTTATAGTTTCATGTGTTTTAAGGGATCTGCTAGACATGCTCTAAGGCTAAGGCTAGGACCGGGGGATACATGAGCATGCTGATCTCATCTACAAATTCACCCATGAGTTGACGAGGACACACAATTGTTCCATGTTCTTACGAAAATCAAACGGTGTACTCCCTGTGGCTCAATGGTCAATGCCCAAGACTCAAAGCGGCCTCAAAAAAAGATAAAATGGAATGTTAAACTAGCACTTCGCCGCAATGCTTGGTTTGACAACATTGACTTAAGTAGGGGTATGTCGGACGGAAAGTGTATCGATGAACCCACTTTGGAAAACTTATTTTTGAAtatccaaaaattctgaaaaatattTCACGCATAAAACTTCACATTCTATGTGTGTGTAAGAAGTTTGGCGGAAATATAACTTTTTCTTTGACATGTGTAAAAAAGACAAACAAACGTGTCGTGGAACGCTATTTAGGAGTACAGAAATTATCTTTTTCGTGGAGGCAAAACAAAAAGAGTTTTTTCGCAAAACTCTGTGCCACACACACATGTTGCGAAGATGTACGCGTGAAAttttatttcaattttttttgaCATTTTAAAATGCGTTTGGAATGCATTTTAAAAAAACGGGTTCATATGTCCATGGGTTCAGGACGTCTATACTCTATGTCAGACAAGCACATTACTGAATTCTATATTCTATGAGCAGGGCTGGTCCTATGATTTTAGGGGCCCGGTGCAAGATTAGAGCTCGGGGCCCCTTAGAGATTGCCCTCAGGGTCGATTTCTTAGCCGTCTTTCCTGCTTTCTTGTTCAATCCCAAGATTCAATTTTGCACCAGACACCCGATGAAATTGTCTTACTCGCTAGGAGGCGAAAATGAAAGTACTATCGAATCCGATGCATTTAGAGAAAAATAGATTAACCATAATCATGGACTAATTTCTTTTCCTGGATTACTGCTTTGCATCTGTGTGTTCCATAGAATATTGCAAAGAACATACACAATCCAATCAATTTAATGGAAAAACATCTATATATGCATTGCAACTAGCACGGAACGTGGTGACCCCTAGACAGATGACATGTAATTATTATTATTTCTATATATGTTTTCCCTAAAGCATCACATCAAGGTCTCTATATCGGACATGCTTTTaaagggtgcttggatccaaaagacttattttagtctgactaaaaatagtctctttaagaggctaaagttccaagcacccctgactaaagaggggctaaaactagttttgag
Protein-coding sequences here:
- the LOC125509556 gene encoding oleosin Zm-II-like, encoding MATTALARAHQQHGRKQQQYQLLWRVEGLSLGSALRSDPHAPALAATALLIPLGTVLLGLSGLFLLATLAGIALAAPLVLPFSPVLMPAALAVAGLGAPAFFAHRVGDDVRDALGTTKARNVAIT